In the genome of Dickeya fangzhongdai, one region contains:
- a CDS encoding MurR/RpiR family transcriptional regulator produces the protein MNMLEKIQGHLELLSKSERKVAEVILASPQTAIHSSIATLAGMAEVSEPTVNRFCRRLDTKGFPDFKLHLAQSLANGTPYVNRNVEEDDSVESYTSKIFESTMAGLEHVKSCLDIQAINRAVDLLTQARKISFFGFGASAAVAHDAMNKFFRFNIPVVYFDDLVMQRMSCMNSGEGDVVVLISHTGRTKSLVDMARLARENDATVIAITSDGSPLSREASLTLRVEVPEDTDVYMPMVSRIAQLTLIDVLATGFTLRRGAKFRDNLKRVKEALRESRFDKEERFSNPFN, from the coding sequence ATGAATATGCTGGAAAAAATCCAGGGTCATCTGGAGCTGTTGAGCAAATCGGAACGAAAAGTGGCGGAGGTCATTCTCGCGTCGCCTCAGACAGCCATCCACTCCAGTATCGCCACCCTCGCCGGCATGGCCGAGGTCAGCGAACCCACGGTCAACCGCTTCTGCCGCCGGCTGGATACCAAAGGCTTTCCCGATTTTAAACTGCATCTGGCGCAGAGTCTGGCCAACGGCACGCCTTATGTGAACCGCAACGTGGAAGAAGACGATTCGGTGGAGTCTTACACCAGCAAAATCTTCGAGTCCACCATGGCCGGGCTGGAACATGTGAAATCCTGCCTGGACATTCAGGCTATCAACCGGGCGGTGGATTTGCTCACCCAGGCGCGCAAGATTTCCTTCTTCGGCTTCGGCGCCTCGGCGGCGGTGGCCCACGATGCGATGAACAAATTTTTCCGCTTCAATATTCCGGTGGTTTACTTTGATGATCTGGTCATGCAGCGCATGAGCTGCATGAATTCCGGCGAAGGCGACGTGGTGGTGCTGATTTCGCACACCGGGCGTACCAAAAGTCTGGTGGATATGGCGCGGCTGGCGCGGGAAAACGACGCCACCGTTATCGCCATTACGTCGGACGGCTCCCCTCTTTCGCGGGAAGCTTCGCTTACATTGCGGGTCGAGGTGCCGGAAGACACCGATGTTTACATGCCGATGGTATCGCGCATCGCCCAGCTAACGCTGATTGATGTGTTAGCCACCGGTTTTACCCTGCGGCGCGGCGCAAAATTCCGCGATAACTTGAAGCGGGTCAAGGAAGCGTTACGCGAATCGAGATTTGATAAGGAAGAACGATTCAGCAACCCGTTTAACTAA
- the zwf gene encoding glucose-6-phosphate dehydrogenase, protein MAVTSTAQACDLVIFGAKGDLARRKLLPSLYQLEKAGHIHPETRIIGVGRAEWDRDAYIKVVREALETFLKEPLDPALWTTLSNRLDFCNLDVEDTEGFKRLGTMLDQQNRTTINYFAMPPSTFGAICRGLGQAGLNKEPARVVMEKPLGTDLASSRVINNQVAEFFNECQVYRIDHYLGKETVLNLLALRFANSLFANNWDNRTIDHVQITVAEEVGIEGRWGYFDQAGQMRDMIQNHLLQILTMIAMSPPADLSTDRIRDEKVKVLRSLRRIDRSNVHEVTVRGQYTSGFVQGKKVPGYLEEDGANKTSNTETFVAIRVDIDDWRWSGVPFYLRTGKRLPSKCSEVVVYFKNPALNLFHDSYQQLPQNKLIIRLQPDEGVEIQILNKIPGLDHKHRLQTTKLDLSFSETFNQQHLADAYERLLLETMRGIQALFVRRDEVEEAWKWVDSIMDAWAMDNDSPKPYQAGTWGPVASVAMITRDGRSWNEVE, encoded by the coding sequence ATGGCGGTAACGTCAACAGCCCAGGCGTGTGACCTGGTTATTTTCGGTGCAAAGGGCGACCTTGCGCGCCGTAAATTGCTGCCTTCACTGTATCAACTGGAAAAAGCAGGCCATATTCATCCGGAAACCCGCATTATCGGCGTGGGACGGGCGGAGTGGGACCGAGACGCCTATATCAAAGTGGTGCGCGAAGCGCTGGAAACCTTTCTCAAGGAGCCGCTCGACCCGGCATTGTGGACAACCCTGAGCAACCGGCTCGACTTCTGCAACCTTGATGTGGAAGACACCGAAGGGTTCAAGCGATTGGGAACGATGCTCGATCAGCAAAATCGCACCACCATCAATTATTTCGCCATGCCGCCGAGCACCTTCGGCGCAATCTGCCGCGGTCTGGGGCAGGCCGGCCTGAACAAGGAGCCGGCGCGCGTGGTGATGGAAAAACCGCTGGGCACTGACCTGGCGTCGTCACGGGTGATCAACAATCAGGTGGCGGAGTTTTTCAACGAATGTCAGGTCTACCGCATCGACCACTATCTCGGCAAGGAAACCGTGCTGAATCTGCTGGCGCTGCGTTTCGCCAATTCCCTGTTTGCCAACAACTGGGATAACCGCACTATCGATCACGTGCAGATTACCGTGGCGGAAGAGGTGGGTATTGAAGGGCGCTGGGGATATTTCGATCAGGCCGGGCAAATGCGCGACATGATCCAGAATCACCTGTTGCAGATTCTGACCATGATCGCCATGTCGCCGCCGGCGGATCTGAGCACCGATCGCATTCGTGATGAAAAGGTCAAAGTGCTGCGTTCGCTGCGCCGTATCGATCGTTCCAATGTGCATGAAGTGACGGTACGCGGCCAGTACACCAGCGGGTTCGTGCAGGGCAAGAAAGTGCCGGGCTACCTGGAAGAAGACGGGGCCAATAAGACCAGCAATACCGAAACCTTTGTGGCCATTCGCGTCGATATCGACGACTGGCGCTGGTCCGGCGTGCCGTTTTATCTGCGTACCGGTAAGCGTCTGCCGTCAAAATGCTCGGAAGTGGTGGTCTACTTTAAAAACCCGGCGCTCAATTTGTTCCACGATTCCTATCAGCAGTTGCCGCAGAACAAGCTGATCATCCGTTTGCAGCCGGACGAAGGGGTGGAAATTCAGATTCTGAACAAGATTCCGGGGCTGGACCACAAACATCGGTTGCAGACCACCAAGCTTGACCTGAGCTTCTCGGAAACCTTTAACCAGCAGCATCTGGCGGACGCCTATGAGCGCCTGCTGCTGGAAACCATGCGCGGTATTCAGGCACTGTTCGTGCGCCGCGACGAAGTAGAAGAAGCCTGGAAATGGGTGGACTCCATTATGGATGCCTGGGCAATGGACAATGATTCGCCCAAGCCTTATCAGGCAGGGACCTGGGGGCCGGTAGCGTCCGTCGCCATGATTACCCGCGATGGACGTTCCTGGAACGAAGTGGAATAA
- a CDS encoding S9 family peptidase translates to MKAPQAEKRPHVMTMHGDTRIDNYYWLRDDERNNPDVLAWLQEENRYCDQIMAPHAALRQTLYEEMVARIPGEDVSVPYVKRGYRYQSRYEPGKDYAIYQRQPEQETGSDSWQVLLDGNQRAAGSEFYSLGALGVSPDNRLMSVAEDLLSRRQYVVTFRDLDTGEWLTDRLENVSAGSEWAADSRTLYYVRKNPQTLLPYQVYRHRLGEDPQQDELVYEETDDAFYLSLDKTTSERYILIYLDSTTSTEILLLDAADPQATPRVFVPRRPDHEYVVDHFRDAFYVRSNKDGKTFGFYRAHDASESAWDALIAPRPERVLEGFSLFDDWYVVEEREHGLTHIRYIHWQTQESRQIAFNDPAYVTWLSYNPTPESTQLRYGYSSMTTPMTIYELDMTTGVQVVLKQSEVKNFDAGNYRSERLWVTARDGESVPVSLVYHKDCELSQSPLLVYGYGAYGSSMDPEFSSSRLSLLDRGFVYALAHIRGGGELGQQWHDQGRLFNKMNTFTDFIDVTQALLARGYGDPAKTFAMGGSAGGLLMGAVINLAPSLFSGVVAQVPFVDVLTTMLDESIPLTTGEYDEWGNPNNAQDYQYIKQYSPYDSVSAQGYPHLLVTTGLHDSQVQYWEPAKWVAKLRELKTDDHLLLLHTDMGSGHGGKSGRLAQFEDIAQEFTFLLMVLER, encoded by the coding sequence ATGAAAGCGCCGCAAGCCGAAAAACGCCCGCATGTGATGACGATGCATGGCGATACCCGCATCGATAATTACTACTGGCTGCGAGATGATGAACGCAACAACCCGGATGTGCTGGCCTGGCTGCAGGAGGAGAATCGCTATTGCGATCAGATCATGGCGCCCCATGCCGCGCTGCGTCAGACCTTGTACGAGGAAATGGTGGCGCGGATCCCCGGTGAAGACGTCTCCGTGCCTTACGTGAAACGCGGCTATCGCTACCAGAGCCGCTATGAACCCGGTAAGGATTACGCTATCTATCAGCGTCAGCCGGAGCAGGAGACGGGAAGCGACTCCTGGCAGGTATTGCTGGATGGTAATCAGCGGGCGGCAGGCAGCGAGTTCTACAGTCTGGGCGCGCTGGGCGTCAGCCCTGACAACCGTTTGATGAGCGTGGCGGAAGATTTGCTGTCCCGTCGGCAGTATGTGGTGACGTTTCGCGACCTCGACACCGGCGAGTGGCTGACGGATCGGCTGGAAAATGTCTCGGCCGGCAGTGAGTGGGCGGCGGACTCCCGCACTCTCTATTACGTGCGTAAAAATCCGCAGACCTTGCTGCCTTATCAGGTTTATCGCCATCGTCTGGGCGAGGATCCGCAGCAGGACGAACTGGTGTACGAAGAAACGGATGACGCGTTCTATCTTAGTCTGGATAAAACCACGTCCGAGCGTTATATCCTGATTTATCTCGACAGCACCACCAGCACGGAAATTCTGTTGCTGGACGCCGCCGACCCACAGGCAACGCCGCGCGTGTTTGTGCCGCGGCGACCGGATCACGAATATGTGGTCGATCATTTCCGCGACGCATTTTATGTTCGCTCCAACAAAGACGGCAAAACCTTTGGTTTCTACCGCGCCCACGATGCCAGCGAGTCGGCATGGGATGCCTTGATTGCCCCGCGTCCGGAGCGGGTGCTGGAAGGATTTTCGCTGTTTGACGACTGGTACGTGGTCGAAGAGCGCGAGCACGGGCTGACTCACATCCGCTATATTCACTGGCAGACGCAAGAATCTCGGCAGATTGCCTTTAACGACCCGGCCTATGTGACCTGGCTGAGCTATAACCCGACGCCGGAGAGCACGCAGCTGCGTTACGGCTATTCCTCCATGACCACGCCGATGACTATCTATGAGCTGGATATGACGACCGGCGTTCAGGTGGTGCTCAAGCAATCAGAGGTGAAAAACTTTGACGCCGGAAATTATCGGAGCGAGCGATTGTGGGTGACGGCCCGCGATGGCGAGTCGGTGCCGGTATCGCTGGTGTATCACAAAGATTGCGAACTGAGCCAAAGTCCGCTGCTGGTCTATGGCTACGGCGCTTATGGCAGCAGTATGGATCCGGAATTCAGCAGCAGTCGTCTTAGCTTGCTGGATCGCGGCTTCGTGTATGCGCTGGCGCATATTCGCGGCGGCGGCGAGTTGGGGCAGCAATGGCACGACCAGGGGCGTCTGTTCAACAAGATGAATACCTTTACGGATTTCATTGATGTCACGCAGGCGTTGCTGGCGCGCGGTTACGGCGATCCGGCGAAAACCTTCGCGATGGGCGGCAGCGCGGGCGGGTTGCTGATGGGGGCGGTGATTAATCTGGCGCCGTCGTTGTTCAGTGGCGTGGTGGCGCAGGTGCCGTTTGTCGACGTGCTTACTACCATGCTGGATGAGTCCATCCCGCTCACCACCGGTGAATACGACGAGTGGGGTAACCCAAACAATGCGCAGGATTACCAGTACATCAAACAATACAGCCCTTATGACAGCGTCTCGGCGCAGGGGTATCCGCACCTGCTGGTGACCACCGGTCTGCATGATTCTCAGGTTCAGTACTGGGAACCGGCCAAATGGGTCGCGAAACTGCGTGAACTGAAAACGGATGACCACCTGCTGCTGTTGCATACCGATATGGGGTCAGGGCATGGCGGCAAATCCGGCCGTCTGGCTCAGTTTGAAGATATCGCCCAGGAGTTCACCTTCTTGCTGATGGTGCTGGAGCGCTAG
- the copC gene encoding copper homeostasis periplasmic binding protein CopC, with protein MLKRKVFPALRVAMLMGSLVISHSALAHAHLKSQTPAADKDTPVQKAPSSLSLLFSEEIEPAFSGVELMSAGQTVPVGKATVESDHRNVLVVPLEKPLVSGSYQVRWHVLSVDGHKTEGSYRFGVK; from the coding sequence ATGTTGAAACGTAAAGTTTTTCCGGCCCTGCGTGTAGCGATGTTGATGGGGAGTCTGGTTATTTCCCACTCGGCACTGGCGCATGCGCACCTCAAAAGCCAGACGCCGGCAGCGGATAAAGATACCCCGGTGCAAAAAGCGCCTTCTTCTCTGTCGCTGCTTTTTTCCGAAGAGATCGAACCGGCTTTCAGTGGTGTTGAATTGATGTCGGCGGGACAGACCGTGCCGGTGGGCAAAGCGACGGTGGAAAGCGACCATCGCAATGTTCTGGTGGTGCCGCTTGAGAAGCCGCTGGTCAGCGGCAGTTATCAGGTTCGCTGGCATGTGCTGTCGGTTGACGGTCACAAGACGGAAGGAAGCTATCGCTTCGGCGTTAAGTAA
- a CDS encoding DNA/RNA non-specific endonuclease → MLMMAYLPVIAGQSLCPGKFINDETPNIHYDEEICFTEFVVLYSYANKAPLISAQRLTAERVKAADGISRHDSFHVEPLIPQAMRSATEDYEYSGYDQGHMTPAGDMPNPLAQHESFSMSNMTPQLPKLNRVSWRKIEASVRKLALQDGEVWVVTGAVFGNRRIGNGVSVPTLIYKAISSQSAQQVFVGDNTTGVVTRLSVSDFSARYSIDPFPALKQP, encoded by the coding sequence ATGCTGATGATGGCGTATTTACCGGTAATAGCGGGTCAGTCGTTATGTCCCGGTAAATTTATCAATGATGAAACACCCAATATTCATTATGACGAAGAGATTTGTTTCACTGAATTTGTCGTGCTTTATAGTTATGCGAATAAAGCGCCATTAATTTCCGCACAACGTTTAACCGCCGAGCGAGTCAAGGCGGCGGACGGCATTTCCCGGCACGACTCATTTCATGTTGAGCCATTAATACCTCAGGCCATGCGATCAGCAACTGAAGATTATGAGTATTCAGGGTACGATCAGGGGCATATGACGCCAGCGGGGGATATGCCAAATCCTCTGGCGCAGCATGAGTCTTTTTCCATGTCGAATATGACGCCGCAGTTGCCGAAACTGAACCGGGTATCCTGGCGTAAAATCGAAGCGTCGGTGCGTAAACTGGCGTTGCAGGATGGCGAGGTATGGGTAGTGACGGGAGCCGTATTCGGCAACAGGAGAATCGGCAACGGCGTATCGGTGCCGACCCTGATTTATAAAGCCATCAGCAGTCAGTCTGCCCAACAGGTTTTTGTGGGCGATAACACTACCGGTGTTGTCACCCGTCTGTCAGTCAGCGACTTTTCCGCCCGGTATTCCATCGACCCCTTTCCGGCTCTTAAACAGCCCTGA
- the copD gene encoding copper homeostasis membrane protein CopD, with the protein MTLEWLYTLSCFGHFSSLMLLVGSACYGTLLAPRTYRVRLASQLHGLMAISCVAALLTAVAILAAQTGLMSGDWRNIGDAGIWRAVLGTRFGKIWFWQPVLALMACVVFFWRSRSRSRSRSHSRQAGVLVLGILQLCGMGWVGHAAMLEGWPGVLHCINQIVHLLSVTFWVGGLFPLLFVLQDARLLQTRTDAILTMMRFSRYGHLAVALAILTGLVNTRLILGWPLSAAGLYGALLAVKILLVAVMALLALFNRYWVVPRFRRANTAAYGYFLRLTTVELALSVLIIALVSFFATLSPV; encoded by the coding sequence ATGACGCTGGAATGGCTCTACACGTTGTCGTGCTTCGGACATTTCTCCAGCCTGATGCTGTTGGTCGGTTCGGCATGTTACGGCACGCTGCTTGCTCCCCGAACGTATCGGGTTCGGCTGGCGTCGCAGTTGCACGGTCTGATGGCGATCAGCTGTGTGGCGGCGTTATTGACCGCCGTAGCCATACTGGCGGCGCAAACCGGCTTGATGAGCGGCGACTGGCGTAATATCGGCGATGCCGGCATCTGGCGCGCCGTATTGGGCACCCGCTTCGGGAAAATATGGTTCTGGCAGCCCGTGCTGGCGCTGATGGCCTGCGTGGTGTTTTTCTGGCGTAGCCGTAGCCGTAGCCGTAGCCGTAGCCATAGCCGGCAAGCGGGCGTGCTGGTGCTTGGCATACTGCAATTATGCGGCATGGGGTGGGTGGGGCATGCGGCAATGCTGGAAGGATGGCCCGGCGTATTGCATTGCATCAATCAGATCGTGCATTTGCTGTCCGTGACGTTTTGGGTCGGAGGGCTGTTTCCACTGCTGTTTGTGTTGCAGGATGCGCGGCTGTTGCAGACACGAACGGACGCTATCCTGACGATGATGCGTTTTTCCCGCTATGGTCACCTGGCTGTTGCACTGGCGATCCTGACCGGGCTGGTGAATACCAGGCTGATTCTCGGCTGGCCATTATCGGCCGCCGGGCTGTATGGCGCGTTGCTGGCAGTGAAAATTCTGCTGGTGGCCGTTATGGCGCTGCTGGCGTTATTCAATCGGTATTGGGTGGTGCCGCGTTTTCGGCGGGCAAATACCGCCGCGTATGGCTATTTTCTGCGGCTAACCACGGTGGAGCTGGCGTTATCCGTGCTGATCATCGCACTGGTCAGCTTTTTTGCTACGTTATCACCGGTTTGA
- a CDS encoding DNA polymerase III subunit theta — protein MGYNLAELPYEEMEKVNVDLAASGVAFRERYNMPVILDEIEQHQPAHLRTYFRERVSYYREMSHQFSTLPYDPNSK, from the coding sequence ATGGGATACAATCTGGCCGAACTTCCTTATGAAGAAATGGAAAAGGTCAATGTGGATCTGGCGGCATCCGGCGTGGCGTTTCGCGAACGCTACAACATGCCGGTGATCCTGGATGAAATCGAGCAGCATCAGCCCGCGCACCTGCGCACCTATTTCCGGGAAAGGGTCAGCTATTACCGGGAGATGTCGCATCAGTTCTCCACCCTGCCTTACGACCCCAACAGTAAATAA
- a CDS encoding bifunctional 4-hydroxy-2-oxoglutarate aldolase/2-dehydro-3-deoxy-phosphogluconate aldolase, with protein sequence MKNWKTSAEQILTAGPVVPVIVINKLEHAVPMAKALVAGGVRVLELTLRTDCAVEAIRLIAQEVPDAIVGAGTVTNPQQLAEVTAAGAQFAISPGLTEPLLKAATEGTIPLIPGISTVSELMLGMDYGLREFKFFPAEANGGVKALQAIAGPFGKIRFCPTGGISLKNYRDYLALKSVLCVGGSWLVPADALESGDYDRITALAREAVAGATA encoded by the coding sequence ATGAAAAACTGGAAAACCAGTGCGGAACAGATTCTGACAGCCGGTCCGGTTGTTCCTGTGATTGTGATTAACAAACTGGAACACGCGGTGCCGATGGCGAAAGCCCTGGTAGCGGGTGGCGTGCGTGTACTGGAGCTGACGCTGCGTACCGATTGTGCGGTAGAGGCGATTCGCCTGATCGCGCAGGAAGTGCCGGACGCGATCGTCGGCGCCGGTACGGTCACCAACCCGCAACAGCTGGCGGAAGTGACCGCAGCCGGTGCGCAGTTTGCCATCAGCCCCGGCCTGACTGAGCCGCTGCTGAAAGCCGCAACGGAAGGCACAATTCCGTTGATCCCAGGGATCAGCACCGTATCCGAGCTGATGCTGGGGATGGATTACGGTTTGCGTGAGTTTAAATTCTTCCCGGCGGAAGCTAACGGCGGGGTGAAAGCGCTGCAGGCGATTGCCGGTCCGTTCGGTAAGATCCGTTTCTGCCCGACCGGCGGGATCTCGCTGAAGAATTACCGCGACTATCTGGCGCTGAAAAGCGTGCTGTGCGTTGGCGGCTCCTGGCTGGTGCCGGCCGATGCGCTGGAAAGCGGCGATTACGATCGCATCACGGCGTTGGCGCGTGAAGCCGTTGCCGGCGCGACAGCCTGA
- a CDS encoding response regulator: MTETALPRVLCVDDEPNVLAAMERNLFGEFDVVVAPSGEAGLDAVRWGQRFAVIMSDMRMPGMDGAAFLAKAREISPDSVRILLTGQADVESSIAAINKGAIFRYLCKPCPKEELVSALNDAVGQYRLVCAEKELLETTLTASVKTLTEVLAMVAPWAFQRAAFAQSCVRHALPKLEWPDGWIYTIAASLSQIGCVGIPADIVQADAAQRDITEEEKKLLQEHPDVAGRLVEHIPRLELVAEIIRHQARVAPHSAPTEVIRGAHLLRAALELERYSARGPALEHPGEILRAVRPAIPEYIIKTLADFRANVAGVRSVRICELKSGWVIDEDIRTTNDLMVLTKGHELTDTAISALQHLLAANAVKEPIRVRGVPDTAAS, from the coding sequence ATGACTGAAACCGCCTTGCCCCGGGTTCTGTGCGTAGACGATGAACCCAATGTGCTCGCTGCGATGGAACGAAACCTGTTTGGCGAATTCGACGTCGTGGTCGCTCCCAGTGGTGAAGCCGGTCTGGACGCGGTTCGCTGGGGCCAGCGTTTTGCCGTGATCATGTCCGATATGCGCATGCCCGGCATGGACGGCGCTGCTTTCCTCGCCAAAGCACGGGAAATCTCCCCCGACAGCGTGCGTATCCTCCTCACCGGGCAGGCCGACGTGGAATCCTCCATCGCCGCCATCAACAAAGGGGCTATTTTTCGCTACCTCTGCAAACCGTGCCCCAAAGAGGAACTGGTTTCGGCGCTTAATGACGCAGTCGGTCAGTACCGTCTCGTTTGTGCGGAAAAGGAATTGCTGGAAACCACCCTCACCGCCTCGGTCAAGACACTGACTGAAGTGCTCGCCATGGTCGCGCCGTGGGCTTTTCAGCGGGCGGCGTTCGCCCAGTCCTGTGTCCGCCACGCGCTGCCCAAGCTGGAATGGCCTGATGGATGGATATACACCATCGCCGCTTCATTGAGCCAAATCGGCTGTGTGGGTATCCCCGCCGATATCGTCCAGGCCGACGCGGCCCAGCGCGATATCACGGAGGAGGAGAAAAAACTCCTTCAGGAACACCCGGATGTCGCCGGTCGCCTGGTAGAACACATCCCCCGCCTCGAACTGGTGGCCGAGATCATCCGCCACCAGGCCAGAGTTGCCCCGCACAGCGCCCCTACTGAGGTTATCCGCGGCGCTCACCTTCTGCGCGCCGCCCTCGAACTGGAACGCTATTCAGCCCGGGGGCCGGCATTGGAACACCCTGGGGAAATCCTGCGCGCGGTACGGCCGGCGATCCCTGAGTACATCATCAAAACCCTGGCTGATTTTCGCGCCAATGTGGCAGGCGTTCGTTCTGTGCGCATTTGCGAATTGAAGTCCGGCTGGGTGATAGATGAAGACATCCGCACCACCAACGACTTGATGGTGCTCACCAAAGGTCATGAACTCACCGACACCGCCATCTCCGCCCTTCAACATCTCCTCGCCGCCAACGCCGTTAAGGAGCCGATTCGGGTGCGTGGAGTTCCAGACACCGCAGCGTCTTAG
- the purT gene encoding formate-dependent phosphoribosylglycinamide formyltransferase — protein sequence MLTMGTALRPGATRVMLLGSGELGKEVAIECQRLGIEVIAVDRYADAPAMQVAHRSHVINMLDGDALKQLVAQERPDYIVPEIEAIATDMLVALEQQGQRVVPCAEATRLTMNREGIRRLAAETLGLPTSSYRFAADETAFRQAAHELGFPCIVKPVMSSSGKGQSLIRSPEQLDHAWRYAQEGGRAGGGKVIVEGLVKFDFEITLLTIHAVDGLHFCEPIGHRQEDGDYRESWQPQQMSELALTRAKEIAGNVVKALGGFGLFGVELFICGDEVIFSEVSPRPHDTGMVTLISQDLSEFALHVRAFLGLPIGAIRQYGPSASAVILPELTSSDVRYQGLEQALRPYTQIRLFGKPDISGRRRMGVALATADSTDAAVQLAKSTASAVKVSG from the coding sequence ATGTTAACAATGGGAACTGCCCTGCGTCCCGGAGCCACCCGCGTTATGCTGTTAGGCTCCGGCGAGCTGGGAAAAGAAGTGGCGATTGAGTGTCAGCGTCTGGGTATTGAGGTCATCGCGGTCGATCGCTACGCCGATGCCCCGGCCATGCAAGTCGCCCACCGCAGCCACGTCATCAACATGCTGGATGGCGACGCGCTGAAACAACTGGTGGCGCAGGAACGTCCGGATTACATCGTGCCTGAAATCGAAGCTATCGCCACGGATATGCTGGTCGCGCTGGAACAGCAGGGTCAGCGCGTGGTGCCGTGCGCCGAAGCCACCCGTCTGACCATGAACCGCGAAGGCATCCGCCGGCTGGCGGCGGAAACGCTGGGCCTGCCGACGTCCAGTTACCGTTTTGCCGCTGACGAAACCGCGTTCCGCCAGGCTGCCCATGAGCTGGGTTTTCCCTGTATCGTCAAACCGGTGATGAGCTCATCGGGGAAAGGCCAGAGCCTGATCCGGTCGCCGGAACAGCTTGACCACGCCTGGCGCTATGCGCAGGAAGGCGGCCGGGCCGGCGGCGGAAAAGTGATTGTGGAAGGGCTGGTGAAATTCGATTTTGAAATCACGCTGCTGACCATCCATGCGGTTGACGGCCTGCACTTCTGCGAGCCGATCGGCCATCGTCAGGAAGACGGTGATTACCGCGAATCCTGGCAGCCGCAGCAGATGAGCGAGCTGGCGCTGACGCGAGCCAAAGAGATTGCCGGTAACGTGGTGAAAGCGCTGGGCGGTTTCGGCCTGTTTGGCGTGGAACTGTTTATTTGCGGCGACGAAGTCATCTTCAGCGAAGTGTCGCCACGCCCGCACGATACCGGCATGGTGACGCTCATTTCGCAGGATCTGTCCGAGTTTGCGCTGCATGTTCGCGCGTTCCTCGGCCTGCCGATCGGCGCGATTCGCCAGTACGGCCCGTCGGCCTCCGCGGTTATCCTGCCGGAACTGACCAGCAGCGATGTACGCTATCAGGGGCTGGAGCAGGCATTGCGGCCGTATACCCAGATTCGCCTGTTCGGCAAGCCGGACATCAGCGGTCGCCGTCGTATGGGCGTTGCGCTGGCGACCGCCGACAGCACGGATGCCGCCGTGCAACTGGCGAAGTCCACCGCGTCAGCCGTTAAGGTAAGCGGCTGA
- the ftnA gene encoding non-heme ferritin yields MLKKEMIQKLNEQLNLEFYSANLYLQMSAWCGDKGFEGASTFLKSHSREEMEHMQRLFDYLDDTGSLPVLGAIAAPPVDFNSLQDVFKLTYEHEQLITSKINELAHAAMTLQDYSTFNFLQWYVAEQHEEEKLFKSILDKMGMVNAQEGGLFFIDQDLKKMAASVTPSA; encoded by the coding sequence ATGTTAAAAAAAGAAATGATTCAAAAGCTGAATGAGCAGCTTAATCTTGAATTTTACTCCGCCAATTTATACCTGCAGATGAGCGCCTGGTGTGGCGACAAAGGTTTCGAAGGGGCGTCGACTTTCCTGAAATCGCATTCCCGTGAAGAAATGGAACACATGCAGCGCTTGTTCGATTATCTGGACGATACCGGCAGCCTGCCCGTGCTGGGTGCAATCGCCGCACCGCCGGTCGATTTCAACTCACTGCAGGATGTGTTCAAACTGACCTATGAACATGAGCAATTGATCACCAGTAAAATCAATGAGCTGGCTCATGCAGCCATGACGTTGCAGGATTACTCCACCTTCAACTTCCTGCAATGGTACGTAGCGGAACAGCATGAAGAAGAAAAACTGTTCAAGTCTATCCTCGACAAGATGGGCATGGTGAATGCTCAGGAAGGCGGTCTGTTCTTTATTGATCAGGATCTGAAGAAAATGGCGGCATCCGTCACGCCGTCAGCCTGA